The following are encoded together in the Streptomyces flavofungini genome:
- a CDS encoding LysR family transcriptional regulator, whose translation MTMELRHLRAFLAIAEEGTITRAAARLHTGQPALSRTLRQLESHLGVRLIDRSTHHLELTAAGRAFRDRAATALAAVEQAFDPRSSAGLPLRLGHPWAALGDLTLPLLRRWDERHPGVPLELRRVDDRTAGLTRGQVDVALLRGELRAPDLVSELLMREERVAVVPADSALAARDELALADLTPWPIALNTVAGTTTLDLWPTGARPTSVIEVTNTDEWLTAIAVGRAVGVSTSATPRMHTHPAIAYRPLTDAPPVPLVLAWRRGTSAHPAIPDLIRLAHELVAER comes from the coding sequence ATGACCATGGAACTGCGCCACCTGCGGGCCTTCCTCGCCATCGCCGAGGAGGGCACCATCACGCGCGCCGCGGCCCGGCTCCACACGGGCCAGCCCGCGCTGTCCCGCACGCTGCGCCAGCTGGAGTCGCATCTCGGGGTGCGCCTGATCGACCGCTCGACGCACCATCTGGAACTGACGGCCGCGGGACGGGCGTTCCGCGATCGGGCCGCGACCGCGCTGGCCGCCGTGGAGCAGGCCTTCGATCCCCGTTCGTCGGCCGGCCTGCCACTGCGTCTCGGGCATCCCTGGGCCGCGCTCGGCGACCTGACGCTGCCGCTGCTGCGCCGCTGGGACGAGCGGCACCCCGGTGTGCCGCTGGAGCTGCGCCGCGTCGACGACCGCACGGCGGGTCTCACCCGGGGCCAGGTCGACGTCGCGCTGCTGCGCGGCGAGCTGAGGGCTCCCGACCTGGTCTCGGAGTTGCTGATGCGGGAGGAACGCGTGGCGGTGGTGCCCGCGGACAGCGCACTCGCCGCACGCGACGAGCTCGCGCTCGCCGACCTCACGCCCTGGCCGATCGCCCTCAACACGGTGGCGGGCACGACCACGCTCGACCTGTGGCCGACGGGCGCGCGCCCCACATCGGTCATCGAGGTCACCAACACGGACGAGTGGCTGACGGCCATCGCGGTGGGCCGGGCCGTGGGCGTCTCCACCTCGGCGACCCCCCGCATGCACACGCACCCGGCGATCGCCTACCGCCCCCTGACCGACGCCCCGCCGGTCCCCCTGGTCCTCGCCTGGCGTCGCGGCACGTCGGCGCACCCGGCGATCCCGGACCTGATCCGCCTGGCGCACGAGCTGGTCGCGGAACGCTGA
- a CDS encoding VOC family protein, whose translation MKLTGFYPVICTARLAESRDFYTRLLGFETTFEADWYVSLRRPGDSPYELALLDHTHPTVPEGYRLPAQGLLLNLEVEDVDAQWERLVVREGLSPALELRSEDFGQRHFIVADPSGVLVDVITPVPPSGEYVSQYVGG comes from the coding sequence ATGAAACTGACCGGCTTCTATCCCGTGATCTGCACCGCCCGGCTCGCGGAGTCCCGGGACTTCTACACCCGGCTCCTCGGCTTCGAGACCACTTTCGAGGCCGACTGGTACGTGAGCCTGCGTCGCCCGGGTGACTCCCCGTACGAGCTCGCGCTCCTCGACCACACCCACCCGACCGTCCCGGAGGGCTACCGCCTCCCGGCCCAGGGCCTCCTGCTCAACCTCGAGGTCGAGGACGTCGACGCGCAGTGGGAGCGACTCGTCGTACGCGAAGGGCTCAGCCCCGCCCTCGAACTGCGCAGCGAGGACTTCGGGCAACGGCACTTCATCGTGGCCGATCCCTCGGGGGTCCTCGTCGACGTCATCACGCCCGTACCGCCCAGCGGTGAGTACGTCAGCCAGTACGTGGGCGGGTGA
- a CDS encoding TetR/AcrR family transcriptional regulator: MDTAAAAERALDAAEGLFYQRGIQSVGMDRIRTASGLSLKRLYQLFPSKERLVEAYLERRDERWRRDLAEHVERHEDPERRILAVFDWLGEWFAEPDFNGCAWINSYGELGATSEPVARQVRLHKTAFKEYVAGLAAAAGLPRSLGEQVFLLAEGAMATAAITGTPAPAAQAAEATRLLITAGRPS; the protein is encoded by the coding sequence ATGGACACCGCAGCCGCCGCCGAGCGGGCCCTCGACGCGGCCGAGGGGCTCTTCTACCAGCGGGGCATCCAGTCCGTCGGCATGGACCGGATCCGCACCGCGTCCGGCCTGTCCCTCAAGCGCCTCTACCAGCTCTTCCCCTCGAAGGAACGCCTCGTCGAGGCCTACCTGGAACGCCGCGACGAGCGCTGGCGGCGCGACCTGGCCGAGCACGTCGAGCGGCACGAGGACCCCGAGCGGCGCATCCTGGCCGTCTTCGACTGGCTGGGGGAGTGGTTCGCCGAACCCGACTTCAACGGCTGCGCGTGGATCAACTCGTACGGCGAGCTGGGCGCCACCTCGGAGCCGGTGGCCCGCCAAGTGCGCCTGCACAAGACGGCGTTCAAGGAGTACGTGGCCGGCCTTGCGGCTGCCGCGGGGCTGCCCCGGAGCCTGGGGGAGCAGGTGTTCCTCCTGGCGGAGGGCGCGATGGCGACGGCGGCGATCACCGGCACCCCGGCCCCGGCGGCACAGGCGGCCGAGGCCACGCGCCTCCTGATCACCGCCGGCCGCCCGTCGTAG
- a CDS encoding GNAT family N-acetyltransferase, giving the protein MTDLTESVESAQQLAVAWRAMVLDRDADADVRDLPGIAVRWADSPFAFWNCITLTEPGAGADLVARRLGEAADIMRAKKNPGFLWLFENLLDDEARAVREAAAERAGLQYAFPGTGMAGDLLPVPDPVHPDLTFVRVRTDEHLRAYADLQSRAYGFPLEAGREGLLGLARWQGDEMYAYLALRDDVPVACAATVEAEGRLFVAFVATDPQWQRRGYGEAVTRKALHEGGLATGLTRATLHATVAGAPVYPRIGFEPNTPIHFYGLKQ; this is encoded by the coding sequence GTGACCGACCTCACGGAGTCCGTCGAATCCGCCCAGCAGCTCGCTGTGGCCTGGCGTGCCATGGTGCTCGACCGCGACGCGGACGCGGACGTGCGCGACCTCCCCGGCATCGCCGTGCGCTGGGCCGACAGCCCGTTCGCGTTCTGGAACTGCATCACCCTGACCGAGCCGGGAGCGGGGGCCGACCTCGTCGCGCGACGCCTGGGCGAGGCGGCGGACATCATGCGGGCGAAGAAGAACCCGGGCTTCCTGTGGCTCTTCGAGAACCTCCTCGACGACGAGGCGCGCGCCGTACGGGAGGCGGCCGCCGAGCGGGCCGGGCTCCAATACGCCTTCCCCGGCACGGGCATGGCCGGAGACCTGCTGCCCGTCCCCGACCCGGTCCACCCCGACCTGACGTTCGTGCGCGTGCGCACCGACGAGCACCTGCGGGCCTACGCGGACCTCCAGTCACGCGCCTACGGCTTCCCCTTGGAGGCGGGCCGCGAGGGCCTGCTCGGCCTGGCCCGCTGGCAGGGCGACGAGATGTACGCCTACCTCGCCCTGCGCGACGACGTCCCCGTGGCGTGCGCCGCCACGGTCGAAGCCGAGGGCCGCCTCTTCGTCGCGTTCGTCGCCACCGACCCGCAGTGGCAGCGCAGGGGCTACGGCGAGGCGGTCACGCGCAAGGCGCTGCACGAGGGCGGTCTGGCCACCGGGCTGACCCGTGCCACGCTGCACGCGACCGTCGCCGGGGCCCCTGTGTACCCGCGCATCGGCTTCGAGCCGAACACACCCATCCACTTCTACGGCCTGAAGCAATGA
- a CDS encoding DJ-1/PfpI family protein, which yields MDIVIPLFDRFEPLDAIGPYEILAHVPDATVRFVAPEPGLVQDVLGSLPVHVPTRYSEVERCDVLLIPGGGGAWTVADDPEFLDWVRRMHEGTRFTTSVCTGALVLAAAGLLDGLTVTSHWGVIDELRSYGAVYTPERIVRHDRIVTSAGVSAGIDMAIRLAALLSDDTTAQAIQLYTEYDPQPPFDTGSVAKAPAEVLERARNLT from the coding sequence ATGGACATCGTGATCCCGCTCTTCGACCGCTTCGAACCGCTCGACGCGATCGGACCGTACGAGATCCTGGCCCATGTCCCCGACGCCACGGTGCGTTTCGTAGCCCCCGAGCCCGGTCTGGTGCAGGACGTCCTCGGCTCCCTGCCGGTGCACGTCCCGACCCGGTACTCCGAGGTGGAGCGCTGCGACGTCCTGCTGATCCCCGGCGGCGGAGGCGCCTGGACCGTGGCGGACGATCCCGAGTTCCTGGACTGGGTCCGCCGCATGCACGAGGGCACCCGCTTCACCACCTCCGTCTGCACCGGCGCCCTCGTGCTCGCCGCCGCGGGGCTCCTGGACGGCCTGACCGTCACCAGCCACTGGGGCGTCATCGACGAACTGCGGTCGTACGGGGCCGTCTACACCCCCGAGCGGATCGTCCGCCACGACCGGATCGTCACCTCGGCCGGGGTGTCCGCCGGCATCGACATGGCGATCCGGCTGGCCGCGCTGCTCAGCGACGACACCACCGCCCAGGCGATCCAGCTCTACACCGAGTACGACCCGCAGCCCCCGTTCGACACCGGCTCGGTCGCCAAGGCCCCGGCCGAGGTGCTCGAACGGGCTCGCAACCTGACCTGA
- a CDS encoding nuclear transport factor 2 family protein, whose translation MTSRPPFPPFDEETALLKVQAAEDAWNTRDPERVALAYTVDSVWRNRDRFLTGRDEITAFLRDKWSREGEYALRKELWDFHGPRIAVRFQYECRTLDGQWWRSYGNELWEFTAEGLMARREASINDVPITEAQRRIFGPRPKSERRTPLPVH comes from the coding sequence ATGACGTCACGCCCCCCGTTCCCCCCGTTCGACGAGGAGACGGCGCTGCTGAAGGTCCAGGCCGCCGAGGACGCCTGGAACACCCGCGACCCCGAGCGCGTCGCGCTCGCGTACACCGTGGACTCGGTCTGGCGGAACAGGGACCGGTTCCTCACCGGGCGGGACGAGATCACCGCGTTCCTGCGCGACAAGTGGTCCCGGGAGGGCGAGTACGCGTTGCGCAAGGAGCTGTGGGACTTCCACGGCCCCCGGATCGCGGTGCGCTTCCAGTACGAGTGCCGGACCCTCGACGGCCAGTGGTGGCGCAGCTACGGCAACGAGCTGTGGGAGTTCACGGCCGAAGGGCTCATGGCACGCCGCGAGGCCAGCATCAACGACGTGCCGATCACGGAGGCACAGCGGCGCATCTTCGGCCCCCGGCCGAAGAGCGAGCGGCGCACGCCGCTCCCCGTCCACTAG
- a CDS encoding MbtH family protein produces MSTNPFDDENGTFHVLTNDDEQHSLWPQFAEVPPGWRVVFGAADRAACLAYIEEHWTDLRPKSLREAMAAGA; encoded by the coding sequence ATGAGCACCAACCCCTTCGACGACGAGAACGGCACGTTCCACGTCCTCACCAACGACGACGAACAGCACTCCCTGTGGCCGCAGTTCGCCGAGGTCCCGCCGGGCTGGCGCGTCGTCTTCGGCGCGGCCGACCGCGCCGCCTGCCTCGCCTACATCGAGGAGCACTGGACGGACCTGCGGCCCAAGAGCCTGCGCGAGGCCATGGCCGCGGGCGCGTGA
- a CDS encoding EamA family transporter: MTYTRVQAGAAAAGSAVRGTGAAGPAAAGPGGARPAGTASTTGRGAPAAGGIRKATGPASAGSLGGIGLVLAGVLSVQFGSAAAALLFPRAGALGVVALRVTIAAVLLLVVCRPRLRGHSRKDWGVVGAFGLALGGMNVLFYQAIDRIPLGPAVTLEVLGPLLLSVVTARRAASLVWAAMAFAGVFLLGQGSFGELSATGAGFALGAGAMWAAYIVFSSRAGARFPRLDGLALAMAVAALVSLPLGIGAAGATLVEPKVLAIGLVVALLSSGVPYTLELLALRRLPAATFAVLMSLAPAVAALAGFLVLGQTLSALQCVAIALVVGASAGAVRAGGAGRK, translated from the coding sequence ATGACATACACGAGGGTTCAGGCGGGGGCCGCGGCGGCAGGCTCCGCGGTGAGAGGGACTGGGGCGGCGGGGCCCGCGGCGGCGGGTCCCGGGGGAGCGAGGCCCGCGGGGACGGCGTCCACGACCGGGCGGGGCGCACCCGCCGCCGGGGGCATACGCAAGGCGACAGGGCCCGCGAGCGCCGGCAGCCTGGGCGGCATCGGTCTCGTGCTCGCCGGTGTCCTCTCGGTGCAGTTCGGCTCCGCCGCGGCGGCCCTGCTCTTCCCGCGCGCGGGCGCGCTCGGCGTGGTGGCGCTGCGGGTGACGATCGCAGCCGTGCTGCTCCTGGTCGTCTGCCGTCCCCGGCTGCGCGGCCACAGCCGTAAGGACTGGGGTGTCGTGGGTGCCTTCGGGCTCGCCCTCGGCGGCATGAACGTTCTCTTCTACCAGGCGATCGACCGCATTCCGCTGGGCCCGGCGGTGACGCTGGAGGTGCTCGGCCCGCTGCTCCTGTCCGTGGTCACCGCGCGGCGGGCGGCGAGCCTGGTGTGGGCCGCGATGGCGTTCGCGGGCGTGTTCCTGCTCGGGCAGGGCAGCTTCGGCGAACTCAGCGCGACGGGCGCCGGGTTCGCGCTCGGGGCGGGCGCCATGTGGGCCGCGTACATCGTCTTCAGCTCCCGGGCCGGTGCCCGCTTCCCGCGCCTGGACGGGCTCGCCCTGGCGATGGCCGTGGCCGCGCTCGTGAGCCTGCCGCTGGGGATCGGCGCCGCGGGCGCCACCCTCGTGGAGCCGAAGGTCCTCGCGATCGGCCTGGTCGTGGCGCTGCTGTCGTCGGGCGTCCCGTACACGCTGGAACTCCTCGCCCTGCGCAGGCTGCCCGCGGCCACCTTCGCGGTCCTGATGAGCCTGGCCCCCGCGGTCGCCGCGCTTGCCGGCTTCCTGGTGCTCGGGCAGACGCTGTCGGCGCTGCAGTGCGTGGCGATCGCCCTGGTGGTGGGGGCGAGCGCGGGCGCGGTGCGGGCCGGGGGAGCGGGGCGGAAATGA
- a CDS encoding TetR/AcrR family transcriptional regulator, with protein MSGQGVRAQQREQTRRTLLRESRQLFATQGYGAVGLAQIVEAAGVTKGALYHHFDSKADLFGAVLDEVQREVGRRVAAAADAHADRWDQLTAGCREFLTVTAEPDIQRIMLVDGPSVLGWSAWRALDEASSARHLHDALTALVAEGTLPPQPVEPLTHLLSGAMNEAALWLASPSGPTDPAETWAALERLLRALRHSG; from the coding sequence ATGAGCGGGCAGGGCGTCCGGGCACAGCAACGGGAGCAGACGAGGCGGACGTTGCTGCGGGAGAGCAGGCAGCTGTTCGCCACCCAGGGCTACGGGGCGGTGGGCCTGGCGCAGATCGTCGAGGCCGCCGGGGTGACCAAGGGCGCGCTGTACCACCACTTCGACAGCAAGGCCGACCTCTTCGGCGCCGTGCTCGATGAGGTGCAGCGGGAGGTGGGCCGGCGCGTGGCCGCTGCGGCCGACGCGCACGCCGACCGCTGGGATCAACTGACGGCGGGCTGCCGCGAGTTCCTGACCGTGACCGCCGAGCCGGACATTCAGCGGATCATGCTGGTGGACGGCCCGTCCGTCCTGGGCTGGAGCGCCTGGCGCGCCCTGGACGAGGCGTCGTCGGCCCGGCATCTCCACGACGCCCTGACCGCCCTCGTCGCCGAGGGAACCCTTCCCCCGCAGCCCGTGGAACCCCTCACCCACCTCCTGTCCGGCGCCATGAACGAGGCCGCCCTGTGGCTGGCCTCCCCGTCCGGCCCGACGGACCCCGCCGAGACCTGGGCGGCCCTCGAACGCCTCCTCCGCGCGCTGCGCCACAGCGGCTGA
- a CDS encoding amino acid permease, whose amino-acid sequence MTSVPTSRQQPNPVDDQGEDARILQSLGYTQQLHRRMGAFGNFSASLSVISIMSGTLLLFGFGLNSGGPAVITWGWLAIGPLVLCLAAALAEITSRYPTSGGLYYMARQLGGERWSWYTGWLNLLGLLGGIAAQDYGIATFTAAWMNLQFGHTPTPESLLLLYAVILALHAILNLFGTRLMNILTSISAWWHLAGAVVIIGALALVPSDHQSAGFVFSEFTNNTGWGASSYVVLLGMLLPVFALAGYDTSAHLSEETNHASVAAARGIFRSVAVSWIAGGILLTTLLFAIQDYTATLGSETGVPVAQILLDALGMAAAKALLLVIIVAQFLCGYTVTASASRMIYAFARDGALPGSGLWKQVSRRTAIPANAVWLAVAVAFLLALPSLYSSTAFSAVTAISAVGFTSAYAIPVLLRLLHRDRFTPGPWNLGRWSRPIGWVAVLWAGAVTVLFLLPQSSPITASTFNYTPVAVVVAFLIAALWRRFGRDSYHVPRSSSPTEDKQFEGII is encoded by the coding sequence ATGACTTCGGTACCAACATCGCGCCAGCAGCCGAACCCGGTCGACGACCAGGGGGAGGACGCGCGCATCCTCCAGTCGCTGGGCTACACCCAGCAACTGCACCGCCGGATGGGCGCCTTCGGCAACTTCTCGGCCTCCCTGTCGGTCATCTCCATCATGTCGGGAACCCTGCTCCTGTTCGGCTTCGGCCTGAACTCGGGCGGCCCCGCGGTGATCACATGGGGCTGGCTCGCCATCGGGCCGCTGGTGCTGTGTCTGGCCGCGGCGCTGGCGGAGATCACCTCCCGCTACCCCACCAGCGGCGGCCTGTACTACATGGCCCGCCAGCTCGGCGGGGAGCGGTGGAGCTGGTACACCGGCTGGCTCAACCTCCTGGGCCTGCTCGGCGGCATCGCCGCCCAGGACTACGGCATAGCGACGTTCACCGCCGCGTGGATGAACCTCCAGTTCGGCCACACGCCGACCCCGGAGTCCCTGCTGCTCCTGTACGCCGTCATCCTCGCGCTGCACGCGATCCTGAACCTCTTCGGCACCCGGCTGATGAACATCCTGACGTCCATCAGCGCGTGGTGGCACCTGGCGGGGGCCGTCGTCATCATCGGCGCCCTGGCGCTCGTGCCCTCCGACCACCAGTCGGCCGGCTTCGTCTTCTCCGAGTTCACCAACAACACCGGCTGGGGCGCCTCGTCCTACGTGGTCCTGCTGGGCATGCTCCTGCCGGTCTTCGCCCTCGCCGGATACGACACCTCGGCCCACCTGAGCGAGGAGACCAACCACGCGTCCGTCGCCGCGGCCCGCGGGATCTTCCGCTCGGTTGCGGTGTCCTGGATCGCCGGCGGCATCCTGCTGACCACGCTCCTCTTCGCCATCCAGGACTACACCGCGACCCTCGGCAGTGAGACCGGCGTGCCCGTGGCGCAGATCCTCCTGGACGCGCTGGGCATGGCGGCGGCCAAGGCCCTGCTGCTCGTGATCATCGTGGCCCAGTTCCTGTGCGGCTACACCGTGACCGCGAGCGCCAGCCGGATGATCTACGCCTTCGCCCGGGACGGCGCCCTGCCGGGCTCGGGGCTCTGGAAGCAGGTCAGCCGCCGCACCGCCATCCCCGCCAACGCGGTCTGGCTCGCGGTCGCCGTGGCGTTCCTGCTCGCGCTGCCGTCCCTGTACTCCTCCACGGCGTTCTCGGCGGTGACCGCGATCTCCGCCGTGGGATTCACCTCCGCCTACGCCATCCCGGTGCTGCTGCGGCTCCTGCACCGCGACCGCTTCACCCCGGGGCCCTGGAACCTGGGCCGCTGGAGCCGGCCGATCGGCTGGGTGGCGGTGCTGTGGGCGGGCGCGGTGACGGTGCTGTTCCTGCTGCCGCAGAGCAGCCCGATCACCGCAAGCACCTTCAACTACACCCCCGTCGCCGTGGTGGTGGCCTTCCTCATCGCGGCTCTGTGGCGGCGCTTCGGACGCGACTCGTACCACGTGCCCCGCTCCAGTTCCCCTACCGAGGACAAGCAGTTCGAAGGCATCATCTGA
- a CDS encoding cytochrome P450: protein MTQLADRWGLNPLHFWMWGRTPEHPVKVDENGVVHMYGYDEIVGVYSSPKEYSANVSAALMGDTAAADAFNQGTLLQADPPGHTKLRRLISGVFTPRMVAELEPRIVEITKGLLDDAEESATGNQLELVDALTYPMPVMVIAEMLGVPQSDRGLFKQWVDQMIAAAGDISVGGEESVEDADVAAALRHVPEFLAYLQQHVDERRSKPREDLLTKLVQAEVDGEGLSDAAVVNFANELLIIGHTTTSALLGNMLLCLDAHPEHFARLRENPEMVSGVAEETLRFLSPIAGSYRIAAADTEAAGVKVPKGSLVSLWLGAANRDERRFERPHEFDPYRDPNPHLDFGRGMKFCIGAPLARLEARIAITALLERYPVLRTDPANPPEFLPVEQAIGATKLLLRTD, encoded by the coding sequence ATGACCCAACTCGCCGACCGCTGGGGACTGAACCCGCTCCACTTCTGGATGTGGGGACGCACTCCGGAGCACCCCGTCAAGGTCGATGAAAACGGCGTCGTCCACATGTACGGCTACGACGAGATCGTCGGCGTCTACAGCAGCCCCAAGGAGTACTCGGCCAACGTGAGCGCCGCCCTGATGGGCGACACTGCGGCCGCCGACGCCTTCAACCAGGGCACGCTCCTGCAGGCGGACCCGCCCGGCCACACCAAGCTGCGCAGGCTCATCAGCGGCGTGTTCACCCCGCGCATGGTGGCCGAGCTGGAGCCGCGCATCGTCGAGATCACCAAGGGTCTCCTCGACGATGCGGAGGAGAGCGCCACCGGCAACCAGCTGGAGCTGGTCGACGCCCTCACCTACCCGATGCCCGTCATGGTCATCGCCGAGATGCTGGGCGTACCGCAGAGCGACCGCGGCCTGTTCAAGCAGTGGGTCGACCAGATGATCGCCGCCGCCGGTGACATCTCGGTGGGCGGCGAGGAGTCGGTGGAGGACGCCGACGTGGCAGCCGCGCTGCGGCACGTGCCGGAGTTCCTCGCCTACCTCCAGCAGCACGTGGACGAGCGCCGCTCGAAACCGCGCGAGGACCTGCTCACCAAGCTCGTCCAGGCGGAGGTCGACGGCGAGGGCCTGAGCGACGCGGCCGTCGTGAACTTCGCCAACGAGCTGCTGATCATCGGGCACACCACCACCAGCGCGCTGCTCGGCAACATGCTGCTGTGCCTGGACGCGCACCCCGAGCACTTCGCCCGGCTGCGCGAGAACCCCGAGATGGTCTCGGGCGTGGCCGAGGAGACCCTGCGGTTCCTGAGCCCGATCGCGGGCTCGTACCGCATCGCCGCCGCCGACACGGAGGCGGCCGGGGTCAAGGTGCCCAAGGGCTCGCTCGTCTCGCTGTGGCTCGGCGCGGCCAACCGCGACGAGCGCCGCTTCGAGCGTCCGCACGAGTTCGACCCCTACCGTGACCCCAACCCGCACCTGGACTTCGGCCGCGGCATGAAGTTCTGCATCGGCGCGCCGCTGGCCCGCCTGGAGGCGCGCATCGCCATCACCGCGCTCCTGGAGCGCTACCCCGTGCTGCGCACGGACCCCGCCAACCCGCCGGAGTTCCTGCCGGTGGAGCAGGCGATCGGGGCGACGAAGCTGCTCCTTCGCACCGACTGA
- a CDS encoding class I SAM-dependent methyltransferase, translated as MGEGWEWDETLFSGAAAYYPRGRLPYAPGLADVLADALRLDGQGRLLDVGCGPGTVALTLAELFREVVGLDPDEGMIAEAGRRAAEAGLAGKARWVRARAEELPAGLGTFTAVAFAQSFHWMDRDLVAATVRDMLRPGGVLLHISDLKSQPPAAEALPHPAPPRAAIADLVAAYLGPVRRAGRGTLARGTPGGEAAVYSRAGFCGPDRYVVPGGEPLVRDHDDVVAEVFSMSFSAPHLFGPHRAAFERDLRRVLQEASASGRFSVRRPDTEVCVWHARPAGPGPEAVA; from the coding sequence GTGGGCGAGGGCTGGGAATGGGACGAGACCTTGTTCTCGGGGGCGGCCGCCTACTACCCGCGAGGGCGGCTCCCGTACGCGCCGGGGCTCGCGGACGTGCTCGCCGACGCCCTGCGGCTGGACGGGCAGGGGCGCCTCCTCGACGTGGGATGCGGTCCGGGCACGGTCGCCCTGACCCTGGCGGAGCTGTTCCGTGAGGTCGTCGGCCTGGATCCGGACGAGGGGATGATCGCCGAGGCCGGGCGCCGGGCGGCGGAGGCGGGCCTGGCCGGGAAGGCGCGTTGGGTGCGGGCCCGCGCCGAGGAACTGCCCGCGGGGCTCGGCACGTTCACGGCGGTCGCCTTCGCCCAGTCGTTCCACTGGATGGACCGCGACCTGGTCGCGGCGACCGTACGGGACATGCTCCGGCCCGGCGGCGTGCTCCTGCACATCTCGGACCTGAAGTCGCAGCCGCCCGCCGCCGAGGCCCTGCCCCATCCGGCCCCGCCCCGCGCCGCGATCGCCGACCTGGTCGCCGCGTACCTCGGCCCGGTCAGACGGGCGGGCCGCGGAACCCTGGCGCGGGGCACGCCCGGCGGTGAGGCGGCGGTGTACTCCCGCGCCGGGTTCTGCGGCCCCGACCGGTATGTCGTCCCCGGCGGGGAGCCGCTGGTCCGCGATCACGACGACGTGGTGGCCGAGGTCTTCTCGATGTCCTTCTCGGCCCCGCACCTCTTCGGCCCGCACCGCGCCGCCTTCGAGCGGGACCTGCGCCGCGTACTCCAGGAGGCTTCCGCGTCCGGCCGGTTCTCGGTACGCCGACCCGACACGGAGGTCTGCGTCTGGCATGCGCGCCCGGCCGGGCCGGGACCGGAGGCCGTCGCCTGA